The Oreochromis niloticus isolate F11D_XX linkage group LG13, O_niloticus_UMD_NMBU, whole genome shotgun sequence genome has a window encoding:
- the fgfr2 gene encoding fibroblast growth factor receptor 2 isoform X2 — MGSVSRGRWRRGVWGALCPTSGMASWAWLLAAVLLSLLTVSVARPPLTATKEEATLEPEEASNKYQISKPTVCSVHPGEVLKLSCPLPVTGTITWTKDGSSLGNNNRTLIEQEVLQIRDATPKDSGLYACTSVGKDTVCFIVNVTDAISSGDDEDDTERSEDTGADGEQLSAPYWTSSAKMEKKLHAVPAANTVKFRCAAGGNPKPKLRWLKNSKPFRQEDRMGGYKVRSQHWTLIMESVVPSDKGNYTCLVENEYGSINHTYTLDVVERSPHRPILQAGLPANTTVHVGEDARFVCKVYSDAQPHIQWLKHISQNGSRYGTDGHPYVRVLKTAGVNTTDKEIEVLYLPNVTFEDAGEYTCLAGNSIGISYHTAWLTVLPALEKTPESISPDYVEIAIYCAGVFLIACMVGIVVVCRMRNTAKKPDFGGQPAVHKLTKQIPLRRQVSADSSSSMNSSTPLVRITTRRSSAHDEPIPEYDLPEDPRWEFPRDRLTLGKPLGEGCFGQVVMAEALGIDKDKPKEAVTVAVKMLKDDATEKDLSDLVSEMEMMKMIGKHKNIINLLGACTQDGPLYVIVEYASKGNLREYLRARRPPGMEYSYDIARVSDEQLTFKDLVSCTYQVARGMEYLASQKCIHRDLAARNVLVTESNIMKIADFGLARDVHNIDYYKKTTNGRLPVKWMAPEALFDRVYTHQSDVWSFGVLMWEIFTLGGSPYPGIPVEELFKLLKEGHRMDKPGNCTNELYMMMKDCWHAISSQRPTFKQLVEDLDRILTLSTNEEYLDLCAPTEQYSPSFPDTRSSCSSGDDSVFSHDPLPDEPCIPKYQHINGNVKT, encoded by the exons AGGCGTCGAACAAATACCAAATTTCTAAGCCCACGGTGTGCTCAGTGCACCCGGGGGAAGTGCTGAAGCTCAGCTGCCCTCTGCCAGTGACGGGGACCATCACCTGGACCAAAGATGGCAGCTCTCTGGGCAACAACAACCGCACGCTGATAGAGCAGGAGGTGCTGCAGATCCGTGACGCCACGCCCAAGGATTCGGGCCTGTACGCCTGCACCAGCGTGGGCAAAGACACGGTCTGCTTCATAGTCAATGTCACAG ATGCCATCTCGTCGGGGGATGATGAGGACGATACAGAGCGATCGGAGGACACTGGGGCGGATGGAGAGCAGTTAA GCGCGCCGTATTGGACCTCATCAGCAAAGATGGAGAAGAAGCTGCATGCGGTGCCAGCTGCCAACACAGTCAAGTTCCGCTGTGCTGCAGGAGGCAACCCCAAGCCCAAGCTGCGCTGGCTTAAAAACAGCAAGCCTTTCCGCCAAGAGGACCGCATGGGAGGGTATAAG GTGCGTAGCCAGCACTGGACCCTGATCATGGAGAGCGTGGTGCCGTCCGACAAAGGCAACTACACCTGTTTGGTGGAGAACGAGTATGGATCCATCAACCATACCTACACCCTGGACGTAGTGG AGCGGTCTCCTCATCGGCCTATTCTTCAGGCCGGCCTCCCGGCCAACACCACTGTCCACGTAGGAGAGGATGCCCGTTTCGTTTGCAAGGTCTACAGTGATGCCCAACCTCACATCCAGTGGCTAAAACATATCAGTCAGAACGGCAGCCGCTACGGCACAGATGGACACCCCTATGTCAGAGTGTTAAAG aCCGCAGGTGTTAACACCACAGATAAGGAGATAGAAGTTCTCTACTTGCCCAATGTAACATTTGAAGATGCTGGGGAGTATACGTGCTTGGCGGGTAATTCTATTGGGATCTCCTATCACACTGCTTGGTTGACGGTGCTTCCAG CGCTTGAGAAGACTCCCGAGTCCATTTCCCCAGACTACGTGGAGATCGCGATATACTGCGCGGGCGTCTTCCTCATTGCCTGCATGGTGGGCATTGTGGTGGTGTGCCGTATgaggaacactgcaaagaagccCGACTTTGGTGGCCAGCCAGCGGTTCACAAACTGACCAAGCAGATCCCCCTGCGCCGCCAG GTCTCAGCAGACTCGAGTTCTTCCATGAACTCTAGCACGCCTCTGGTGCGCATCACGACACGGCGGAGCTCTGCACACGATGAGCCAATCCCAGAGTACGACCTTCCTGAGGATCCGCGGTGGGAGTTTCCTAGAGACAG GTTGACCCTGGGCAAACCCCTCGGTGAGGGCTGTTTTGGCCAAGTCGTAATGGCAGAGGCGCTGGGCATCGATAAGGACAAACCCAAGGAGGCTGTAACTGTTGCAGTCAAGATGCTGAAAG ATGACGCCACCGAGAAAGACCTGTCTGACCTGGTGTCAGAGATggagatgatgaagatgattgGCAAGCATAAGAACATCATTAACCTTTTGGGGGCCTGTACACAAGATG GCCCCCTCTATGTCATAGTCGAGTATGCCTCCAAAGGTAACCTCAGGGAGTACCTCCGAGCCCGCCGGCCACCCGGCATGGAATACTCCTACGACATCGCCCGTGTCTCAGATGAACAGCTCACGTTCAAAGATCTGGTCTCCTGCACTTATCAGGTGGCGCGGGGCATGGAGTACCTAGCATCGCAGAAG TGTATACACAGAGACCTGGCAGCGAGGAACGTCCTGGTCACAGAGAGCAACATCATGAAGATCGCCGACTTCGGTCTGGCCAGGGATGTCCACAACATCGACTACTATAAAAAGACGACCAAT GGTCGTCTCCCGGTGAAGTGGATGGCTCCAGAGGCACTCTTCGACCGGGTCTACACACACCAGAGTGATGT CTGGTCATTTGGGGTGCTGATGTGGGAGATCTTCACCCTAGGGGGCTCACCCTACCCTGGTATCCCCGTTGAGGAGCTCTTCAAGTTGCTTAAAGAGGGCCATCGCATGGACAAGCCCGGAAACTGCACCAACGAGCT GTACATGATGATGAAAGATTGCTGGCATGCCATCTCATCCCAGAGACCCACCTTCAAGCAGCTAGTAGAGGATCTGGATCGCATCCTAACCCTGAGCACCAATGAG gAGTATCTGGACCTGTGCGCCCCAACAGAGCAGTATTCCCCCAGCTTCCCCGACACTCGGAGTTCCTGCTCCTCCGGCGACGACTCCGTGTTTTCCCACGACCCATTACCGGACGAGCCCTGCATCCCCAAGTACCAGCACATCAACGGGAATGTCAAAACATGA
- the fgfr2 gene encoding fibroblast growth factor receptor 2 isoform X5: MGSVSRGRWRRGVWGALCPTSGMASWAWLLAAVLLSLLTVSVARPPLTATKEEATLEPEDAISSGDDEDDTERSEDTGADGEQLSAPYWTSSAKMEKKLHAVPAANTVKFRCAAGGNPKPKLRWLKNSKPFRQEDRMGGYKVRSQHWTLIMESVVPSDKGNYTCLVENEYGSINHTYTLDVVERSPHRPILQAGLPANTTVHVGEDARFVCKVYSDAQPHIQWLKHISQNGSRYGTDGHPYVRVLKTAGVNTTDKEIEVLYLPNVTFEDAGEYTCLAGNSIGISYHTAWLTVLPALEKTPESISPDYVEIAIYCAGVFLIACMVGIVVVCRMRNTAKKPDFGGQPAVHKLTKQIPLRRQVTVSADSSSSMNSSTPLVRITTRRSSAHDEPIPEYDLPEDPRWEFPRDRLTLGKPLGEGCFGQVVMAEALGIDKDKPKEAVTVAVKMLKDDATEKDLSDLVSEMEMMKMIGKHKNIINLLGACTQDGPLYVIVEYASKGNLREYLRARRPPGMEYSYDIARVSDEQLTFKDLVSCTYQVARGMEYLASQKCIHRDLAARNVLVTESNIMKIADFGLARDVHNIDYYKKTTNGRLPVKWMAPEALFDRVYTHQSDVWSFGVLMWEIFTLGGSPYPGIPVEELFKLLKEGHRMDKPGNCTNELYMMMKDCWHAISSQRPTFKQLVEDLDRILTLSTNEEYLDLCAPTEQYSPSFPDTRSSCSSGDDSVFSHDPLPDEPCIPKYQHINGNVKT, from the exons ATGCCATCTCGTCGGGGGATGATGAGGACGATACAGAGCGATCGGAGGACACTGGGGCGGATGGAGAGCAGTTAA GCGCGCCGTATTGGACCTCATCAGCAAAGATGGAGAAGAAGCTGCATGCGGTGCCAGCTGCCAACACAGTCAAGTTCCGCTGTGCTGCAGGAGGCAACCCCAAGCCCAAGCTGCGCTGGCTTAAAAACAGCAAGCCTTTCCGCCAAGAGGACCGCATGGGAGGGTATAAG GTGCGTAGCCAGCACTGGACCCTGATCATGGAGAGCGTGGTGCCGTCCGACAAAGGCAACTACACCTGTTTGGTGGAGAACGAGTATGGATCCATCAACCATACCTACACCCTGGACGTAGTGG AGCGGTCTCCTCATCGGCCTATTCTTCAGGCCGGCCTCCCGGCCAACACCACTGTCCACGTAGGAGAGGATGCCCGTTTCGTTTGCAAGGTCTACAGTGATGCCCAACCTCACATCCAGTGGCTAAAACATATCAGTCAGAACGGCAGCCGCTACGGCACAGATGGACACCCCTATGTCAGAGTGTTAAAG aCCGCAGGTGTTAACACCACAGATAAGGAGATAGAAGTTCTCTACTTGCCCAATGTAACATTTGAAGATGCTGGGGAGTATACGTGCTTGGCGGGTAATTCTATTGGGATCTCCTATCACACTGCTTGGTTGACGGTGCTTCCAG CGCTTGAGAAGACTCCCGAGTCCATTTCCCCAGACTACGTGGAGATCGCGATATACTGCGCGGGCGTCTTCCTCATTGCCTGCATGGTGGGCATTGTGGTGGTGTGCCGTATgaggaacactgcaaagaagccCGACTTTGGTGGCCAGCCAGCGGTTCACAAACTGACCAAGCAGATCCCCCTGCGCCGCCAGGTAACA GTCTCAGCAGACTCGAGTTCTTCCATGAACTCTAGCACGCCTCTGGTGCGCATCACGACACGGCGGAGCTCTGCACACGATGAGCCAATCCCAGAGTACGACCTTCCTGAGGATCCGCGGTGGGAGTTTCCTAGAGACAG GTTGACCCTGGGCAAACCCCTCGGTGAGGGCTGTTTTGGCCAAGTCGTAATGGCAGAGGCGCTGGGCATCGATAAGGACAAACCCAAGGAGGCTGTAACTGTTGCAGTCAAGATGCTGAAAG ATGACGCCACCGAGAAAGACCTGTCTGACCTGGTGTCAGAGATggagatgatgaagatgattgGCAAGCATAAGAACATCATTAACCTTTTGGGGGCCTGTACACAAGATG GCCCCCTCTATGTCATAGTCGAGTATGCCTCCAAAGGTAACCTCAGGGAGTACCTCCGAGCCCGCCGGCCACCCGGCATGGAATACTCCTACGACATCGCCCGTGTCTCAGATGAACAGCTCACGTTCAAAGATCTGGTCTCCTGCACTTATCAGGTGGCGCGGGGCATGGAGTACCTAGCATCGCAGAAG TGTATACACAGAGACCTGGCAGCGAGGAACGTCCTGGTCACAGAGAGCAACATCATGAAGATCGCCGACTTCGGTCTGGCCAGGGATGTCCACAACATCGACTACTATAAAAAGACGACCAAT GGTCGTCTCCCGGTGAAGTGGATGGCTCCAGAGGCACTCTTCGACCGGGTCTACACACACCAGAGTGATGT CTGGTCATTTGGGGTGCTGATGTGGGAGATCTTCACCCTAGGGGGCTCACCCTACCCTGGTATCCCCGTTGAGGAGCTCTTCAAGTTGCTTAAAGAGGGCCATCGCATGGACAAGCCCGGAAACTGCACCAACGAGCT GTACATGATGATGAAAGATTGCTGGCATGCCATCTCATCCCAGAGACCCACCTTCAAGCAGCTAGTAGAGGATCTGGATCGCATCCTAACCCTGAGCACCAATGAG gAGTATCTGGACCTGTGCGCCCCAACAGAGCAGTATTCCCCCAGCTTCCCCGACACTCGGAGTTCCTGCTCCTCCGGCGACGACTCCGTGTTTTCCCACGACCCATTACCGGACGAGCCCTGCATCCCCAAGTACCAGCACATCAACGGGAATGTCAAAACATGA
- the fgfr2 gene encoding fibroblast growth factor receptor 2 isoform X7 yields the protein MGSVSRGRWRRGVWGALCPTSGMASWAWLLAAVLLSLLTVSVARPPLTATKEEATLEPEGAPYWTSSAKMEKKLHAVPAANTVKFRCAAGGNPKPKLRWLKNSKPFRQEDRMGGYKVRSQHWTLIMESVVPSDKGNYTCLVENEYGSINHTYTLDVVERSPHRPILQAGLPANTTVHVGEDARFVCKVYSDAQPHIQWLKHISQNGSRYGTDGHPYVRVLKTAGVNTTDKEIEVLYLPNVTFEDAGEYTCLAGNSIGISYHTAWLTVLPALEKTPESISPDYVEIAIYCAGVFLIACMVGIVVVCRMRNTAKKPDFGGQPAVHKLTKQIPLRRQVTVSADSSSSMNSSTPLVRITTRRSSAHDEPIPEYDLPEDPRWEFPRDRLTLGKPLGEGCFGQVVMAEALGIDKDKPKEAVTVAVKMLKDDATEKDLSDLVSEMEMMKMIGKHKNIINLLGACTQDGPLYVIVEYASKGNLREYLRARRPPGMEYSYDIARVSDEQLTFKDLVSCTYQVARGMEYLASQKCIHRDLAARNVLVTESNIMKIADFGLARDVHNIDYYKKTTNGRLPVKWMAPEALFDRVYTHQSDVWSFGVLMWEIFTLGGSPYPGIPVEELFKLLKEGHRMDKPGNCTNELYMMMKDCWHAISSQRPTFKQLVEDLDRILTLSTNEEYLDLCAPTEQYSPSFPDTRSSCSSGDDSVFSHDPLPDEPCIPKYQHINGNVKT from the exons GCGCGCCGTATTGGACCTCATCAGCAAAGATGGAGAAGAAGCTGCATGCGGTGCCAGCTGCCAACACAGTCAAGTTCCGCTGTGCTGCAGGAGGCAACCCCAAGCCCAAGCTGCGCTGGCTTAAAAACAGCAAGCCTTTCCGCCAAGAGGACCGCATGGGAGGGTATAAG GTGCGTAGCCAGCACTGGACCCTGATCATGGAGAGCGTGGTGCCGTCCGACAAAGGCAACTACACCTGTTTGGTGGAGAACGAGTATGGATCCATCAACCATACCTACACCCTGGACGTAGTGG AGCGGTCTCCTCATCGGCCTATTCTTCAGGCCGGCCTCCCGGCCAACACCACTGTCCACGTAGGAGAGGATGCCCGTTTCGTTTGCAAGGTCTACAGTGATGCCCAACCTCACATCCAGTGGCTAAAACATATCAGTCAGAACGGCAGCCGCTACGGCACAGATGGACACCCCTATGTCAGAGTGTTAAAG aCCGCAGGTGTTAACACCACAGATAAGGAGATAGAAGTTCTCTACTTGCCCAATGTAACATTTGAAGATGCTGGGGAGTATACGTGCTTGGCGGGTAATTCTATTGGGATCTCCTATCACACTGCTTGGTTGACGGTGCTTCCAG CGCTTGAGAAGACTCCCGAGTCCATTTCCCCAGACTACGTGGAGATCGCGATATACTGCGCGGGCGTCTTCCTCATTGCCTGCATGGTGGGCATTGTGGTGGTGTGCCGTATgaggaacactgcaaagaagccCGACTTTGGTGGCCAGCCAGCGGTTCACAAACTGACCAAGCAGATCCCCCTGCGCCGCCAGGTAACA GTCTCAGCAGACTCGAGTTCTTCCATGAACTCTAGCACGCCTCTGGTGCGCATCACGACACGGCGGAGCTCTGCACACGATGAGCCAATCCCAGAGTACGACCTTCCTGAGGATCCGCGGTGGGAGTTTCCTAGAGACAG GTTGACCCTGGGCAAACCCCTCGGTGAGGGCTGTTTTGGCCAAGTCGTAATGGCAGAGGCGCTGGGCATCGATAAGGACAAACCCAAGGAGGCTGTAACTGTTGCAGTCAAGATGCTGAAAG ATGACGCCACCGAGAAAGACCTGTCTGACCTGGTGTCAGAGATggagatgatgaagatgattgGCAAGCATAAGAACATCATTAACCTTTTGGGGGCCTGTACACAAGATG GCCCCCTCTATGTCATAGTCGAGTATGCCTCCAAAGGTAACCTCAGGGAGTACCTCCGAGCCCGCCGGCCACCCGGCATGGAATACTCCTACGACATCGCCCGTGTCTCAGATGAACAGCTCACGTTCAAAGATCTGGTCTCCTGCACTTATCAGGTGGCGCGGGGCATGGAGTACCTAGCATCGCAGAAG TGTATACACAGAGACCTGGCAGCGAGGAACGTCCTGGTCACAGAGAGCAACATCATGAAGATCGCCGACTTCGGTCTGGCCAGGGATGTCCACAACATCGACTACTATAAAAAGACGACCAAT GGTCGTCTCCCGGTGAAGTGGATGGCTCCAGAGGCACTCTTCGACCGGGTCTACACACACCAGAGTGATGT CTGGTCATTTGGGGTGCTGATGTGGGAGATCTTCACCCTAGGGGGCTCACCCTACCCTGGTATCCCCGTTGAGGAGCTCTTCAAGTTGCTTAAAGAGGGCCATCGCATGGACAAGCCCGGAAACTGCACCAACGAGCT GTACATGATGATGAAAGATTGCTGGCATGCCATCTCATCCCAGAGACCCACCTTCAAGCAGCTAGTAGAGGATCTGGATCGCATCCTAACCCTGAGCACCAATGAG gAGTATCTGGACCTGTGCGCCCCAACAGAGCAGTATTCCCCCAGCTTCCCCGACACTCGGAGTTCCTGCTCCTCCGGCGACGACTCCGTGTTTTCCCACGACCCATTACCGGACGAGCCCTGCATCCCCAAGTACCAGCACATCAACGGGAATGTCAAAACATGA